A DNA window from Actinomadura coerulea contains the following coding sequences:
- the purB gene encoding adenylosuccinate lyase: MIERYTLPEMGRVWSDAHKYELWCQVEVLVVEAHAEAGTIPPEVVEPVRKAPPPTPEAVHAIEAVTQHDVIAFLSAWADNTEPREAARFVHFGMTSSDLLDTALALQLVEATDILLEKADALVATLRDHALAHRATLRVGRTHGIHGEPDVWGHRVADFAFAMARSRDRLRRAREAVGVMAISGAVGTYSNIDPAIELHVARRLGLKAADVSTQVVLRDGISEWVSTLAIMATVCEAIALEVRHGQRTEVRELWEPFGKGQKGSSAMPHKKNPIISERLAGMARIVRAQVVPVLEGIPLWHERDISHSSTERISLPDASIALDYMLNLTNRLMSGLVVDEARMRENLESTGGLIYTSTVLLELVEAGMSRDDEAYPLVQKAAMETWETGTPFRETLRAHAAEAGLTLDEERLDEVCRPERFVARLGPMFDRLTALG; encoded by the coding sequence GTGATTGAGCGCTACACCCTTCCGGAGATGGGACGCGTCTGGAGTGACGCGCACAAGTACGAGCTGTGGTGCCAGGTGGAGGTCCTCGTCGTCGAGGCCCACGCCGAGGCCGGCACGATCCCGCCGGAGGTGGTGGAGCCGGTGCGCAAGGCGCCGCCGCCGACGCCGGAGGCCGTGCACGCCATCGAGGCGGTGACGCAGCACGACGTCATCGCCTTCCTGTCGGCGTGGGCGGACAACACCGAGCCCCGGGAGGCGGCCCGGTTCGTCCACTTCGGCATGACGTCGTCCGACCTGCTCGACACGGCGCTCGCGCTGCAACTGGTCGAGGCCACCGACATCCTGCTGGAGAAGGCCGACGCGCTCGTCGCGACGCTGCGCGACCACGCGCTGGCGCACCGGGCGACGCTGCGGGTCGGACGCACGCACGGCATCCACGGCGAGCCGGACGTGTGGGGCCACCGCGTCGCCGACTTCGCGTTCGCCATGGCCCGCTCCCGCGACCGGCTGCGCCGCGCCCGCGAGGCCGTGGGCGTGATGGCGATCTCCGGCGCGGTCGGGACGTACTCCAACATCGACCCGGCGATCGAGCTGCACGTCGCGCGCAGGCTCGGCCTGAAGGCCGCGGACGTGTCGACCCAGGTCGTCCTGCGGGACGGGATCAGCGAGTGGGTCTCGACCCTGGCGATCATGGCGACGGTGTGCGAGGCGATCGCGCTGGAGGTGCGGCACGGGCAGCGCACCGAGGTCCGGGAGCTGTGGGAGCCGTTCGGCAAGGGCCAGAAGGGCTCGTCGGCGATGCCGCACAAGAAGAACCCGATCATCTCCGAGCGGCTGGCGGGGATGGCGCGGATCGTGCGGGCCCAGGTCGTCCCGGTGCTGGAGGGCATCCCGCTGTGGCACGAGCGCGACATCTCGCACTCCTCCACCGAGCGGATCTCGCTACCGGACGCCTCCATCGCGCTCGACTACATGCTGAACCTGACGAACCGCCTCATGTCCGGCCTCGTGGTGGACGAGGCGCGGATGCGGGAGAACCTGGAGTCGACCGGCGGCCTCATCTACACCTCGACCGTCCTGCTGGAGCTGGTCGAGGCGGGCATGTCGCGCGACGACGAGGCGTACCCGCTCGTGCAGAAGGCCGCCATGGAGACCTGGGAGACCGGCACGCCGTTCCGCGAGACGCTGCGCGCGCATGCCGCGGAGGCGGGCCTCACGCTGGACGAGGAGCGCCTCGACGAGGTGT
- a CDS encoding low temperature requirement protein A, producing the protein MASPSVSAGEEVYRVTTLELFFDLVFVFAVTQLSHVLVKELNVLGLAQVVLMFGVLWWMYGGYAWLTNTLTPTTAGRRLLLLVGMGGFFMVALATPTAFKGGGVLWGLGYLVLVLAHVTLYAQGNPNILRVLPANLLAAVLIIGAGLLDHGPAVYVLWTLALVVPIVQPYIVPAGGLFTIQPAHIVERHGLLVMITIGESVIAVGAGAEHAHLDAGLVVAVLLGLALAAAVWWSYFARDDERAVESLTAAGDVTRTQMTMFGYFYAHIPLVIGIIVAAAGMGTAVGHAWDGLHTGPALALAGGVALYLAGDAAFRRAVRIGPSRIRLGAAAAALAATPLGLWLAAAEIAALVLVVAAALVLEHAAPRPDAAVPGLGQSSGD; encoded by the coding sequence ATGGCTTCCCCCTCCGTGTCCGCGGGCGAAGAGGTCTACCGCGTCACGACGCTCGAGCTCTTCTTCGACCTGGTGTTCGTGTTCGCGGTGACCCAGCTCAGCCACGTCCTGGTCAAGGAACTGAACGTGCTGGGCCTGGCCCAGGTCGTGCTGATGTTCGGCGTCCTGTGGTGGATGTACGGCGGCTACGCCTGGCTGACCAACACCCTCACGCCCACAACGGCGGGACGGCGCCTGCTGCTCCTGGTCGGCATGGGCGGGTTCTTCATGGTCGCCCTGGCCACCCCGACGGCGTTCAAGGGCGGCGGCGTGCTGTGGGGCCTCGGATACCTGGTGCTGGTGCTCGCCCACGTGACGCTGTACGCGCAGGGCAACCCGAACATCCTGCGCGTCCTCCCGGCCAACCTCCTCGCCGCCGTGCTCATCATCGGCGCCGGGCTCCTCGACCACGGACCGGCCGTGTACGTGCTGTGGACGCTCGCGCTCGTCGTCCCGATCGTCCAGCCGTACATCGTGCCGGCGGGCGGGCTGTTCACCATCCAGCCCGCGCACATCGTCGAGCGGCACGGGCTGCTCGTCATGATCACCATCGGCGAGTCGGTGATCGCGGTCGGGGCGGGCGCCGAGCACGCGCACCTGGACGCGGGCCTGGTCGTCGCCGTGCTGCTCGGGCTGGCGCTCGCGGCGGCCGTCTGGTGGAGCTACTTCGCCAGGGACGACGAGCGCGCCGTGGAGTCGCTGACCGCCGCCGGCGACGTGACCCGCACGCAGATGACGATGTTCGGCTACTTCTACGCCCACATCCCGCTGGTCATCGGGATCATCGTGGCGGCCGCCGGCATGGGGACGGCCGTCGGGCACGCCTGGGACGGCCTGCACACCGGCCCCGCGCTCGCGCTGGCCGGCGGCGTCGCGCTCTACCTCGCGGGCGACGCGGCATTCCGCCGGGCCGTCCGCATCGGGCCGTCCCGCATCCGGCTCGGCGCCGCCGCGGCCGCGCTCGCCGCCACCCCGCTGGGCCTCTGGCTGGCCGCCGCCGAGATCGCCGCCCTCGTCCTGGTGGTCGCCGCCGCGCTCGTGCTGGAACACGCGGCGCCCCGGCCGGACGCGGCGGTTCCCGGCCTGGGACAATCGTCGGGTGATTGA
- the purD gene encoding phosphoribosylamine--glycine ligase: protein MRVLVLGSGGREHALARALHRDPAVTALHCAPGNPGTAEFADNHQLDPTNRTAVVELAARLRVGLVVIGPEAVLVAGVADALRKAGIPCFGPDRAAAKIEASKAFAKEVMAAAGVPTADSRVCESSGQAEEALDAFGPPYVVKDDGLAAGKGVVVTESREEALRHAEACDRVVVEEYLDGPEVSLFALCDGQHAVPLLPAQDFKRAYDGDEGPNTGGMGAYTPLPWAPPGLVDEVMATVVQPTVDELRRRETPYVGVLYAGLALTSRGVRVVEFNARFGDPETQVVLDRLATPVATLLQACAIGGLDPDLRLEWLPGAAVTVVVAAEGYPAAPAKGDEITGLDEAAAVEGAYVLHAGTALGGEGRPVANGGRVLNVVGTGPDLAAARAAAYEAVSRVGLRGSHHRTDIALKAISMP from the coding sequence GTGCGAGTACTCGTCCTTGGATCGGGTGGCCGCGAGCATGCGCTCGCCCGCGCCCTGCACCGCGACCCTGCCGTCACCGCCCTCCACTGCGCCCCGGGCAATCCGGGCACGGCTGAGTTCGCGGACAACCACCAGCTCGATCCGACGAACCGCACGGCGGTGGTGGAACTGGCCGCGCGGCTCCGGGTCGGCCTGGTGGTCATCGGTCCGGAGGCCGTGCTCGTGGCCGGGGTCGCCGACGCCCTGCGCAAGGCCGGCATCCCCTGCTTCGGGCCGGACCGGGCCGCCGCCAAGATCGAGGCGTCCAAGGCGTTCGCCAAGGAGGTCATGGCCGCGGCGGGGGTGCCCACCGCCGACTCGCGGGTCTGCGAGTCGAGCGGGCAGGCCGAGGAGGCGCTCGACGCCTTCGGCCCGCCGTACGTGGTGAAGGACGACGGGCTCGCGGCCGGGAAGGGCGTGGTCGTCACCGAGAGCCGCGAGGAGGCGCTGCGGCACGCGGAGGCCTGCGACCGCGTCGTGGTCGAGGAGTACCTGGACGGTCCCGAGGTCTCCCTCTTCGCGCTGTGCGACGGGCAGCACGCCGTCCCGCTGCTGCCCGCCCAGGACTTCAAGCGCGCCTACGACGGCGACGAGGGGCCGAACACCGGCGGGATGGGCGCGTACACCCCGCTGCCCTGGGCGCCGCCCGGACTCGTGGACGAGGTCATGGCCACGGTCGTCCAGCCCACCGTGGACGAGTTGCGCCGCCGGGAGACCCCGTACGTCGGCGTCCTGTACGCCGGGCTCGCGCTCACGTCCCGGGGCGTGCGGGTGGTGGAGTTCAACGCGCGCTTCGGCGACCCCGAGACCCAGGTCGTGCTGGACCGGCTGGCCACCCCCGTCGCGACGCTGCTCCAGGCCTGCGCGATCGGCGGCCTCGACCCGGACCTGCGCCTGGAATGGCTGCCGGGCGCGGCCGTCACGGTGGTCGTGGCCGCCGAGGGCTACCCGGCCGCCCCGGCGAAGGGCGACGAGATCACCGGCCTGGACGAGGCGGCCGCGGTCGAGGGCGCCTACGTGCTGCACGCGGGCACCGCGCTCGGCGGCGAGGGGCGGCCGGTCGCGAACGGCGGGCGCGTCCTCAACGTCGTCGGCACCGGGCCCGACCTCGCGGCGGCCCGGGCCGCCGCCTACGAGGCCGTGTCCAGGGTCGGTCTGCGCGGCTCCCACCACCGGACGGACATCGCCCTGAAGGCGATCTCCATGCCATGA
- a CDS encoding magnesium and cobalt transport protein CorA — MAMTRVRPSRALFKTRGRPSGVQAPNRDSAVIDWAAYIDGHRVCTDTIADAVRLVRDGRLTPEGDSAGFVWVGLHEPSAGELSDLAEVFGLHPLAVEDAIHAHQRPKLERYDDVHFVVMKTVGYVSSGPGGAEVVETGEIMLFCGPDFVVTVRHGAHGALGPVRRDLEKDPARLALGPAAVLHAVTDRVVDGYVGVADAVMEDIDEVEEAVFSPERTDESRRIYRLKREVIQLKRAVGPLAGPLRNLTGRRFVPAEIKEYLRDVEDHLTRVREQVESYDELLNPILQAHMTQVTVADNKDMRKISAWGAIFMVPTAIAGVYGMNFDNMPETRWQYGYPMILSVISLACFALYRGFRRNGWL, encoded by the coding sequence ATGGCCATGACACGAGTCCGCCCGAGCCGCGCGCTGTTCAAGACGCGCGGCCGCCCCAGCGGCGTGCAGGCTCCGAACCGCGATTCCGCCGTCATCGACTGGGCCGCCTACATCGACGGCCACCGCGTCTGCACCGACACCATCGCCGACGCCGTCCGCCTCGTCCGCGACGGCCGGCTCACCCCCGAAGGCGACAGCGCCGGCTTCGTCTGGGTCGGCCTCCACGAGCCGTCCGCCGGCGAGCTCTCCGACCTCGCCGAGGTCTTCGGCCTGCACCCGCTCGCCGTCGAGGACGCCATCCACGCCCACCAGCGCCCCAAGCTCGAACGCTACGACGACGTCCACTTCGTCGTCATGAAGACCGTCGGCTACGTCTCCAGCGGCCCCGGCGGCGCCGAGGTCGTCGAGACCGGCGAGATCATGCTGTTCTGCGGCCCCGACTTCGTCGTCACCGTCCGGCACGGCGCCCACGGCGCGCTCGGCCCCGTCCGCCGCGACCTGGAGAAGGACCCCGCCCGCCTCGCCCTCGGCCCCGCCGCCGTCCTGCACGCCGTCACCGACCGCGTCGTGGACGGCTACGTCGGCGTCGCCGACGCTGTCATGGAGGACATCGACGAGGTCGAGGAGGCCGTCTTCTCCCCCGAGCGCACCGACGAGTCCCGCCGCATCTACCGGCTCAAGCGCGAGGTCATCCAGCTCAAGCGCGCCGTGGGCCCGCTCGCCGGCCCGCTGCGCAACCTCACCGGCCGCCGCTTCGTCCCCGCCGAGATCAAGGAGTACCTCCGCGACGTCGAGGACCACCTCACCCGCGTCCGCGAGCAGGTCGAGTCCTACGACGAGCTCCTCAACCCCATCCTCCAGGCGCACATGACCCAGGTCACCGTCGCCGACAACAAGGACATGCGCAAGATCTCCGCCTGGGGCGCGATCTTCATGGTCCCCACCGCCATCGCCGGCGTCTACGGCATGAACTTCGACAACATGCCCGAAACCCGCTGGCAGTACGGCTACCCGATGATCCTCAGCGTCATCTCCCTGGCCTGCTTCGCCCTCTACCGAGGCTTCCGCCGCAACGGTTGGCTCTGA